In Ailuropoda melanoleuca isolate Jingjing chromosome 4, ASM200744v2, whole genome shotgun sequence, the following proteins share a genomic window:
- the XPO1 gene encoding exportin-1 isoform X1: protein MPAIMTMLADHAARQLLDFSQKLDINLLDNVVNCLYHGEGAQQRMAQEVLTHLKEHPDAWTRVDTILEFSQNMNTKYYGLQILENVIKTRWKILPRNQCEGIKKYVVGLIIKTSSDPTCVEKEKVYIGKLNMILVQILKQEWPKHWPTFISDIVGASRTSESLCQNNMVILKLLSEEVFDFSSGQITQVKAKHLKDSMCNEFSQIFQLCQFVMENSQNAPLVHATLETLLRFLNWIPLGYIFETKLISTLIYKFLNVPMFRNVSLKCLTEIAGVSVSQYEEQFVTLFTLTMMQLKQMLPLNTNIRLAYSNGKDDEQNFIQNLSLFLCTFLKEHGQLIEKRLNLRETLMEALHYMLLVSEVEETEIFKICLEYWNHLAAELYRESPFSTSASPLLSGSQHFDVPPRRQLYLPVLSKVRLLMVSRMAKPEEVLVVENDQGEVVREFMKDTDSINLYKNMRETLVYLTHLDYVDTERIMTEKLHNQVNGTEWSWKNLNTLCWAIGSISGAMHEEDEKRFLVTVIKDLLGLCEQKRGKDNKAIIASNIMYIVGQYPRFLRAHWKFLKTVVNKLFEFMHETHDGVQDMACDTFIKIAQKCRRHFVQVQVGEVMPFIDEILNNINTIICDLQPQQVHTFYEAVGYMIGAQTDQTVQEHLIEKYMLLPNQVWDSIIQQATKNVDILKDPETVKQLGSILKTNVRACKAVGHPFVIQLGRIYLDMLNVYKCLSENISAAIQANGEMVTKQPLIRSMRTVKRETLKLISGWVSRSNDPQMVAENFVPPLLDAVLIDYQRNVPAAREPEVLSTMAIIVNKLGGHITAEIPQIFDAVFECTLNMINKDFEEYPEHRTNFFLLLQAVNSHCFPAFLAIPPAQFKLVLDSIIWAFKHTMRNVADTGLQILFTLLQNVAQEEAAAQSFYQTYFCDILQHIFSVVTDTSHTAGLTMHASILAYMFNLVEEGKISTPLNPGNPVNNQMFIQEYVANLLKSAFPHLQDAQVKLFVTGLFSLNQDIPAFKEHLRDFLVQIKEFAGEDTSDLFLEERETALRQAQEEKHKLQMSVPGILNPHEIPEEMCD, encoded by the exons gaattaaaaaatacGTTGTTGGACTCATTATCAAGACGTCATCCGACCCAACTTGTGTAGAG aaggAAAAGGTGTATATTGGGAAATTAAATATGATTCTTGTTCAG ATACTAAAACAAGAATGGCCAAAACACTGGCCGACTTTTATCAGTGACATTGTTGGAGCAAGTAGGACCAGTGAAAGTCTCTGTCAGAATAATATGGTGATTCTTAAACTCTTGAGTGAAGAAGTATTTGATTTCTCTAGTGGACAGATAACTCAAGTGAAAGCTAAGCATTTAAAAGACAG caTGTGCAATGAATTCTCACAAATTTTTCAGCTGTGTCAGTTTGTGATG GAAAATTCCCAAAATGCTCCACTTGTACATGCAACTTTGGAAACATTGCTCAGATTTCTTAATTGGATTCCACTGGGATATATTTTTGAGACCAAGTTAATCAGCACATTAATTTATAAG ttcctGAATGTTCCAATGTTTCGAAATGTCTCTCTGAAGTGCCTCACTGAGATTGCTGGTGTAAGTGTAAGCCAATATGAGGAACAATTTGTAACGCTATTTACACTGACAATGATGCAGCTAAAACAG ATGCTTCCTTTAAATACCAATATTCGACTTGCATACTCAAATGGAAAAGATGATGAACAGAACTTTATTCAaaatctcagtttgtttctctgcaCCTTTCTTAAGGAACATGGTCAACTTATAGAGAAAAGGTTAAATCTCAGGGAAACACTCATGGAG GCCCTTCATTATATGTTGTTGGTATCAGAAGTGGAGGAAACTGAAATCTTTAAGATTTGTCTTGAGTACTGGAATCATTTGGCAGCTGAACTCTATAGAGAGAGCCCATTCTCTACATCTGCTTCTCCATTGCTATCTGGAAGTCAGCATTTTGATGTTCCTCCCAGGAGACAGCTGTATTTGCCCGTGTTATCCAAG GTCCGTTTATTGATGGTGAGTCGTATGGCTAAACCAGAGGAAGTATTGGTTGTAGAAAATGATCAGGGAGAAGTAGTAAGAGAATTCATGAAGGATACAGATTCCATTAATTTGTATAAGAATATGAGAGAAACATTAG tTTATCTTACTCATCTGGATTATGTAGATACAGAAAGAATAATGACTGAGAAGCTTCACAATCAAGTGAATGGTACAGAGTGGTCATGGAAAAATTTGAATACATTGTGTTGGGCAATAGGCTCCATTAGTGGAGCAATGCATGAAGAGGATGAAAAACGCTTCCTTGTTACTGTTATAAAG GATCTATTAGGATTATGTGAACAGAAAAGAGGCAAAGATAATAAAGCTATTATTGCATCAAATATCATGTACATAGTAGGTCAATATCCAAGGTTTTTAAGAGCTCACTGGAAGTTTTTGAAGACTGTAGTTAACAAGTTGTTTGAATTCATGCATG AGACCCATGATGGAGTTCAAGACATGGCTTGTGATACTTTCATTAAAATCGCTCAGAAATGCCGCAGGCATTTTGTTCAGGTTCAGGTTGGAGAAGTAATGCCATTTATTGATGAAATTTTGAACAATATCAACACTATAATTTGTGATCTTCAGCCTCAACAG GTCCATACATTTTATGAAGCTGTGGGGTACATGATTGGTGCACAAACAGATCAAACTGTACAAGAACatttgatagaaaaatatatgctACTCCCTAATCAGGTTTGGGATAGCATAATCCAGCAGGCAACCAAA AATGTGGATATACTTAAAGATCCTGAAACAGTTAAGCAGCTTGGTAGCATATTGAAAACAAATGTTAGAGCCTGCAAAGCTGTCGGACATCCCTTTGTAATTCAGCTTGGGAGAATTTATTTAGATATGCTTAATGTATACAAGTGCCTCAGTGAAAATATTTCAGCAGCTATCCAAGCTAATG GTGAGATGGTTACAAAGCAACCGTTGATTAGAAGTATGCGAACAGTAAAAAGGGAAACTTTAAAGTTAATATCTGGTTGGGTGAGCCGGTCCAATGATCCACAGATG gtagcTGAAAATTTTGTTCCTCCTCTCTTGGATGCAGTTCTCATTGATTATCAGAGAAATGTCCCAGCTGCTAGAGAACCAGAAGTGCTTAGTACTATGGCTATTATTGTCAACAAGTTAGGAGGACATATAACAGCTGAAATACCTCAAATATTTGATGCTGTTTTTGAATGCACATTGAATATGATAAATAAG GACTTTGAAGAATATCCTGAACACAGAACAAACTTTTTCTTACTACTTCAGGCTGTCAATTCTCATTGTTTCCCAGCATTCCTGGCTATACCACCTGCACAATTTAAACTTGTTTTGGATTCCATTATTTGGGCTTTCAAACATACTATGAGGAACGTTGCAGATACAG GCTTACAGATACTTTTTACACTCTTACAAAATGTTGCACAAGAAGAAGCTGCAGCTCAGAGTTTCTATCAGACTTATTTTTGCGATATTCTCCAGCATATCTTTTCTGTTGTGACAGACACCTCACATACTGCTG GTTTGACAATGCATGCGTCGATACTTGCATATATGTTTAATTTggttgaagaaggaaaaataagtacaCCGTTAAATCCTGGAAATCCAGTTAACAACCAAATGTTCATTCAGGAATATGTGGCAAATCTCCTTAAATCAGCATTCCCTCATCTTCAAGA TGCCCAAGTAAAGCTCTTTGTGACAGGGCTTTTCAGCTTAAATCAGGATATTCCTGCTTTCAAGGAACACCTTAGGGATTTCCTAGTACAAATAAAG GAGTTTGCAGGTGAAGATACATCTGATCTGtttttggaagaaagagaaacagcccTTCGACAGGCTCAGGAAGAGAAACATAAACTTCAAATGTCTGTCCCTGGCATCCTTAATCCACATGAAATTCCAGAAGAAATGTGTGATTAA
- the XPO1 gene encoding exportin-1 isoform X2, which translates to MILVQILKQEWPKHWPTFISDIVGASRTSESLCQNNMVILKLLSEEVFDFSSGQITQVKAKHLKDSMCNEFSQIFQLCQFVMENSQNAPLVHATLETLLRFLNWIPLGYIFETKLISTLIYKFLNVPMFRNVSLKCLTEIAGVSVSQYEEQFVTLFTLTMMQLKQMLPLNTNIRLAYSNGKDDEQNFIQNLSLFLCTFLKEHGQLIEKRLNLRETLMEALHYMLLVSEVEETEIFKICLEYWNHLAAELYRESPFSTSASPLLSGSQHFDVPPRRQLYLPVLSKVRLLMVSRMAKPEEVLVVENDQGEVVREFMKDTDSINLYKNMRETLVYLTHLDYVDTERIMTEKLHNQVNGTEWSWKNLNTLCWAIGSISGAMHEEDEKRFLVTVIKDLLGLCEQKRGKDNKAIIASNIMYIVGQYPRFLRAHWKFLKTVVNKLFEFMHETHDGVQDMACDTFIKIAQKCRRHFVQVQVGEVMPFIDEILNNINTIICDLQPQQVHTFYEAVGYMIGAQTDQTVQEHLIEKYMLLPNQVWDSIIQQATKNVDILKDPETVKQLGSILKTNVRACKAVGHPFVIQLGRIYLDMLNVYKCLSENISAAIQANGEMVTKQPLIRSMRTVKRETLKLISGWVSRSNDPQMVAENFVPPLLDAVLIDYQRNVPAAREPEVLSTMAIIVNKLGGHITAEIPQIFDAVFECTLNMINKDFEEYPEHRTNFFLLLQAVNSHCFPAFLAIPPAQFKLVLDSIIWAFKHTMRNVADTGLQILFTLLQNVAQEEAAAQSFYQTYFCDILQHIFSVVTDTSHTAGLTMHASILAYMFNLVEEGKISTPLNPGNPVNNQMFIQEYVANLLKSAFPHLQDAQVKLFVTGLFSLNQDIPAFKEHLRDFLVQIKEFAGEDTSDLFLEERETALRQAQEEKHKLQMSVPGILNPHEIPEEMCD; encoded by the exons ATGATTCTTGTTCAG ATACTAAAACAAGAATGGCCAAAACACTGGCCGACTTTTATCAGTGACATTGTTGGAGCAAGTAGGACCAGTGAAAGTCTCTGTCAGAATAATATGGTGATTCTTAAACTCTTGAGTGAAGAAGTATTTGATTTCTCTAGTGGACAGATAACTCAAGTGAAAGCTAAGCATTTAAAAGACAG caTGTGCAATGAATTCTCACAAATTTTTCAGCTGTGTCAGTTTGTGATG GAAAATTCCCAAAATGCTCCACTTGTACATGCAACTTTGGAAACATTGCTCAGATTTCTTAATTGGATTCCACTGGGATATATTTTTGAGACCAAGTTAATCAGCACATTAATTTATAAG ttcctGAATGTTCCAATGTTTCGAAATGTCTCTCTGAAGTGCCTCACTGAGATTGCTGGTGTAAGTGTAAGCCAATATGAGGAACAATTTGTAACGCTATTTACACTGACAATGATGCAGCTAAAACAG ATGCTTCCTTTAAATACCAATATTCGACTTGCATACTCAAATGGAAAAGATGATGAACAGAACTTTATTCAaaatctcagtttgtttctctgcaCCTTTCTTAAGGAACATGGTCAACTTATAGAGAAAAGGTTAAATCTCAGGGAAACACTCATGGAG GCCCTTCATTATATGTTGTTGGTATCAGAAGTGGAGGAAACTGAAATCTTTAAGATTTGTCTTGAGTACTGGAATCATTTGGCAGCTGAACTCTATAGAGAGAGCCCATTCTCTACATCTGCTTCTCCATTGCTATCTGGAAGTCAGCATTTTGATGTTCCTCCCAGGAGACAGCTGTATTTGCCCGTGTTATCCAAG GTCCGTTTATTGATGGTGAGTCGTATGGCTAAACCAGAGGAAGTATTGGTTGTAGAAAATGATCAGGGAGAAGTAGTAAGAGAATTCATGAAGGATACAGATTCCATTAATTTGTATAAGAATATGAGAGAAACATTAG tTTATCTTACTCATCTGGATTATGTAGATACAGAAAGAATAATGACTGAGAAGCTTCACAATCAAGTGAATGGTACAGAGTGGTCATGGAAAAATTTGAATACATTGTGTTGGGCAATAGGCTCCATTAGTGGAGCAATGCATGAAGAGGATGAAAAACGCTTCCTTGTTACTGTTATAAAG GATCTATTAGGATTATGTGAACAGAAAAGAGGCAAAGATAATAAAGCTATTATTGCATCAAATATCATGTACATAGTAGGTCAATATCCAAGGTTTTTAAGAGCTCACTGGAAGTTTTTGAAGACTGTAGTTAACAAGTTGTTTGAATTCATGCATG AGACCCATGATGGAGTTCAAGACATGGCTTGTGATACTTTCATTAAAATCGCTCAGAAATGCCGCAGGCATTTTGTTCAGGTTCAGGTTGGAGAAGTAATGCCATTTATTGATGAAATTTTGAACAATATCAACACTATAATTTGTGATCTTCAGCCTCAACAG GTCCATACATTTTATGAAGCTGTGGGGTACATGATTGGTGCACAAACAGATCAAACTGTACAAGAACatttgatagaaaaatatatgctACTCCCTAATCAGGTTTGGGATAGCATAATCCAGCAGGCAACCAAA AATGTGGATATACTTAAAGATCCTGAAACAGTTAAGCAGCTTGGTAGCATATTGAAAACAAATGTTAGAGCCTGCAAAGCTGTCGGACATCCCTTTGTAATTCAGCTTGGGAGAATTTATTTAGATATGCTTAATGTATACAAGTGCCTCAGTGAAAATATTTCAGCAGCTATCCAAGCTAATG GTGAGATGGTTACAAAGCAACCGTTGATTAGAAGTATGCGAACAGTAAAAAGGGAAACTTTAAAGTTAATATCTGGTTGGGTGAGCCGGTCCAATGATCCACAGATG gtagcTGAAAATTTTGTTCCTCCTCTCTTGGATGCAGTTCTCATTGATTATCAGAGAAATGTCCCAGCTGCTAGAGAACCAGAAGTGCTTAGTACTATGGCTATTATTGTCAACAAGTTAGGAGGACATATAACAGCTGAAATACCTCAAATATTTGATGCTGTTTTTGAATGCACATTGAATATGATAAATAAG GACTTTGAAGAATATCCTGAACACAGAACAAACTTTTTCTTACTACTTCAGGCTGTCAATTCTCATTGTTTCCCAGCATTCCTGGCTATACCACCTGCACAATTTAAACTTGTTTTGGATTCCATTATTTGGGCTTTCAAACATACTATGAGGAACGTTGCAGATACAG GCTTACAGATACTTTTTACACTCTTACAAAATGTTGCACAAGAAGAAGCTGCAGCTCAGAGTTTCTATCAGACTTATTTTTGCGATATTCTCCAGCATATCTTTTCTGTTGTGACAGACACCTCACATACTGCTG GTTTGACAATGCATGCGTCGATACTTGCATATATGTTTAATTTggttgaagaaggaaaaataagtacaCCGTTAAATCCTGGAAATCCAGTTAACAACCAAATGTTCATTCAGGAATATGTGGCAAATCTCCTTAAATCAGCATTCCCTCATCTTCAAGA TGCCCAAGTAAAGCTCTTTGTGACAGGGCTTTTCAGCTTAAATCAGGATATTCCTGCTTTCAAGGAACACCTTAGGGATTTCCTAGTACAAATAAAG GAGTTTGCAGGTGAAGATACATCTGATCTGtttttggaagaaagagaaacagcccTTCGACAGGCTCAGGAAGAGAAACATAAACTTCAAATGTCTGTCCCTGGCATCCTTAATCCACATGAAATTCCAGAAGAAATGTGTGATTAA